A genomic region of Streptomyces sp. NBC_00247 contains the following coding sequences:
- a CDS encoding sugar ABC transporter substrate-binding protein has product MARVRTGVRAMGAVLAVVLGASLAGCSSTGGRRAEERAAASQAASEGHSAVNTPRWTFAMITHSGDGDTFWDIVQKGAEEAAGKDNINFLYSHNDEAQQQAQLVQAAIDKKVDGIVVSLAKPEAMKDVLAKATKAGIPVITVNSGSAESKAYGAITHIGQDESIAGEAVGDELNARGRENALCVLHEQGNVGHEQRCAGVKKNFDGKTTNLYVDGTNMPDVQASIEAKLQTDKSIDAVVTLGAPFADAAVKAKKSAGSGAEIDTFDLNAKVAAGLKAETLGFAVDQQPYLQGYEAIDLLWLYRFNRNVLGGGQPVLTGPQIITAADADELAEYTARGTR; this is encoded by the coding sequence GTGGCAAGGGTTCGGACAGGGGTACGCGCGATGGGCGCCGTGCTGGCAGTGGTGCTCGGGGCCTCCCTCGCGGGATGCAGCAGCACCGGCGGCAGGCGGGCGGAGGAACGCGCGGCAGCATCCCAGGCCGCCTCCGAAGGCCATTCGGCCGTGAACACGCCCCGCTGGACGTTCGCCATGATCACCCACTCGGGTGATGGCGACACCTTCTGGGACATCGTCCAGAAGGGCGCCGAGGAGGCGGCCGGCAAGGACAACATCAACTTCCTGTACTCGCACAACGACGAAGCGCAGCAGCAGGCGCAGCTCGTCCAGGCCGCGATCGACAAGAAGGTCGACGGAATCGTCGTCTCGCTCGCCAAGCCGGAGGCGATGAAGGACGTCCTCGCCAAGGCGACCAAGGCCGGCATCCCGGTGATCACCGTGAACTCGGGCTCCGCCGAGTCCAAGGCCTACGGCGCGATCACCCACATCGGCCAGGACGAGTCGATCGCCGGCGAAGCGGTCGGCGACGAGCTGAACGCGCGCGGCCGCGAGAACGCCCTCTGCGTGCTGCACGAACAGGGCAACGTCGGCCACGAGCAGCGCTGCGCCGGTGTGAAGAAGAACTTCGACGGCAAGACCACCAACCTCTACGTCGACGGCACCAACATGCCCGACGTCCAGGCGTCCATCGAGGCGAAGCTCCAGACCGACAAGAGCATCGACGCCGTCGTCACCCTCGGCGCCCCCTTCGCCGACGCCGCAGTCAAGGCCAAGAAGTCCGCCGGCAGCGGCGCCGAGATCGACACCTTCGACCTGAACGCCAAGGTCGCCGCCGGGCTCAAGGCCGAGACCCTCGGCTTCGCCGTCGACCAGCAGCCCTACCTCCAGGGCTACGAGGCCATCGACCTGCTCTGGCTCTACCGCTTCAACCGCAACGTCCTCGGCGGCGGCCAGCCCGTCCTCACCGGCCCGCAGATCATCACGGCCGCCGACGCCGACGAACTCGCCGAGTACACCGCCCGGGGCACCCGATGA
- a CDS encoding cytochrome P450 family protein, whose translation MTTEAILDLGALGEAFTRDPYPTYAELRARGPVHRVVLPDGTPAWLVVGYEAGRELLADQRLSKEWGNASPLLDLHQMTAGRSMLSSDAPDHTRLRKLVSREFTPRRMEQLVPRVQSMTDQLLDAMLAEPDRRTDLVDALSFPLPMAVICELLGVPDMDRVSFREWSNTALSSTDAETRRRAAAAMNAYIATMLDDKRKKPGDDLMSALIHTADEEGDRLSGDELAGMAWLLLVAGHETTVNLITNGVLHLLAHPDQLAALRADPGLLGNAVEEILRYDSPVETPTFRFTTGPLDVGGSVIPGGGELVLVAMADANRDPARFEGAERFDITRDARGHVSFGHGIHYCLGAPLARVEARVAIGSLLARCPGLRLDTGPERLVWRTGMLIRGPEHLPIAW comes from the coding sequence GTGACCACCGAAGCGATACTGGATCTCGGCGCACTGGGCGAGGCGTTCACCCGGGACCCGTACCCCACTTACGCCGAACTCCGCGCCCGGGGACCGGTCCACCGGGTGGTCCTGCCCGACGGAACGCCCGCCTGGCTCGTGGTGGGATACGAAGCAGGACGCGAACTCCTCGCCGACCAGCGGCTGTCCAAGGAGTGGGGGAACGCCTCGCCGCTCCTCGACCTCCATCAGATGACGGCCGGGAGGTCGATGCTCAGTTCGGACGCACCGGACCACACCCGGCTCCGCAAGCTGGTCAGCCGCGAGTTCACCCCGCGCCGGATGGAGCAACTCGTACCGCGCGTACAGAGCATGACGGACCAGCTGTTGGACGCGATGCTGGCGGAGCCCGACCGACGCACCGATCTCGTCGACGCGCTGTCGTTCCCGCTGCCCATGGCGGTGATATGCGAGCTGCTCGGCGTGCCCGACATGGACCGGGTGAGCTTTCGGGAGTGGTCCAACACCGCCCTCTCCTCCACCGACGCCGAGACGCGCCGGCGCGCAGCCGCCGCGATGAACGCGTACATCGCCACGATGCTCGACGACAAGCGCAAGAAGCCGGGCGACGACCTGATGAGCGCGCTGATCCACACCGCGGACGAGGAGGGGGACCGGCTGTCCGGTGACGAACTGGCGGGCATGGCCTGGCTGTTGCTCGTCGCCGGACACGAGACCACCGTCAACCTCATCACCAACGGGGTACTCCATCTCCTCGCCCATCCTGACCAGTTGGCGGCCCTGCGCGCGGACCCCGGGCTGCTCGGCAACGCGGTGGAGGAGATCCTGCGCTACGACAGCCCCGTCGAGACCCCGACGTTTCGCTTCACCACCGGGCCGCTCGACGTCGGCGGCTCCGTGATCCCGGGCGGCGGCGAGCTCGTGCTCGTCGCGATGGCGGACGCCAACCGGGACCCCGCCCGTTTCGAGGGCGCGGAACGATTCGACATCACCCGCGACGCGCGCGGCCACGTCTCCTTCGGCCACGGCATCCACTACTGCCTCGGCGCACCGCTCGCCCGCGTCGAGGCGAGGGTGGCGATCGGCTCGCTGCTGGCGCGCTGCCCCGGACTACGGCTGGACACCGGTCCGGAGCGGCTCGTCTGGCGTACCGGAATGCTGATCCGGGGCCCCGAGCACCTGCCGATCGCCTGGTAG
- a CDS encoding IclR family transcriptional regulator — MPSSDASTSDLKTSGSSGGVQSLERAFDLLERMADAGGEVGLSELSTTSGLPLPTIHRLMRTLVVCGYVRQQPNRRYALGPRLIRLGESSSRLLGTWARPYLQHLVEETGETANMALLDGDEVVYVAQAPSKHSMRMFTEVGRRVLPHSTGVGKALLAHASPEEVRALLARTGMPAATEKTITTPDGFLEALEQVRRTGYAVDDNEQEIGVRCLAVAVPDSPTAAAISISGPAGRVTEAATERIVPILQETAKKLSEVLAAGGLSGGG, encoded by the coding sequence GTGCCGTCGTCCGACGCCAGCACTTCCGACCTCAAGACCTCCGGTTCCAGCGGCGGGGTGCAGTCCCTGGAGCGCGCCTTCGACCTGCTGGAGCGGATGGCCGACGCCGGGGGCGAGGTGGGTCTGAGCGAGCTCTCCACGACCAGCGGCCTGCCGCTCCCCACCATCCACCGCCTGATGCGCACCCTGGTGGTCTGCGGGTACGTACGCCAGCAGCCCAACCGCCGCTACGCACTGGGTCCCCGGCTGATCCGCCTGGGTGAATCGTCCTCCCGGCTGCTCGGTACCTGGGCGCGGCCCTACCTCCAGCATCTGGTGGAGGAGACGGGCGAGACCGCGAACATGGCACTGCTCGACGGCGACGAGGTGGTGTACGTCGCGCAGGCCCCGTCGAAGCACTCGATGCGGATGTTCACCGAAGTGGGCCGCCGGGTACTGCCGCACTCCACCGGAGTCGGCAAGGCGCTGCTCGCGCACGCGTCGCCCGAGGAGGTACGGGCGTTGCTGGCGCGCACCGGGATGCCGGCCGCCACCGAGAAGACGATCACCACCCCTGACGGCTTCCTCGAAGCGCTGGAGCAGGTCCGCCGCACCGGTTACGCCGTCGACGACAACGAGCAGGAGATCGGGGTGCGGTGTCTCGCCGTCGCCGTGCCCGACTCTCCCACCGCCGCCGCGATCTCCATCTCGGGCCCGGCCGGACGCGTCACGGAGGCGGCGACGGAACGGATCGTGCCGATCCTCCAGGAGACCGCGAAGAAGCTCTCCGAGGTTCTCGCGGCGGGGGGGTTGAGCGGCGGGGGTTGA
- a CDS encoding DMT family transporter: MSAVAVPAVAPSRSAWSTDLPVLAVAVVWGSSYLAAKGITTPQTVVAVLVLRFAVVLPVLAVAGARGLRALTAAQWRGAGLLGLILSGIFLLETYGIVHTSATNAGLIISLTMIFTPLAESAVTRTRPTGRFLLAAGLSVVGVLLLTQGGGFTSPSGGDLLMLLAALARTVHVLAMARLKAVRSADSLPLTTVQLGAAVAVFAVLAAAPGTGTAPWTVAADFGAGEWAGLLFLAAFCTLFAFFVQMWAVRRTSPSRVSLLLGTEPLWAAAVGIAIGGERLGAVGAVGAVLVLAGTAWGRRGARV; this comes from the coding sequence GTGTCCGCTGTCGCCGTGCCCGCCGTCGCCCCGTCCCGTTCCGCCTGGTCGACCGACCTGCCCGTACTGGCGGTCGCCGTCGTCTGGGGATCGAGCTACCTCGCCGCCAAGGGCATCACCACCCCGCAGACCGTCGTCGCGGTCCTCGTCTTGCGCTTCGCGGTCGTGCTGCCCGTTCTGGCCGTCGCCGGAGCGCGTGGGCTGCGGGCCCTGACCGCGGCCCAGTGGCGGGGCGCGGGGCTGCTCGGGCTGATCCTCAGCGGGATCTTCCTGCTGGAGACGTACGGAATCGTGCACACCTCGGCCACCAACGCCGGGCTCATCATCAGCCTCACCATGATCTTCACCCCGCTCGCGGAGTCGGCGGTGACCCGCACCCGCCCGACCGGCCGCTTCCTCCTCGCCGCCGGGCTCTCGGTCGTGGGCGTGCTGCTGCTGACGCAGGGCGGAGGGTTCACCAGCCCGTCCGGCGGCGACCTGCTGATGCTGCTCGCCGCGCTCGCCCGTACGGTCCACGTCCTCGCGATGGCCCGGCTCAAGGCGGTCCGGTCGGCCGACTCGCTCCCCCTGACCACCGTCCAGCTGGGCGCCGCGGTGGCCGTCTTCGCCGTGCTCGCCGCCGCGCCCGGTACCGGCACCGCGCCCTGGACCGTGGCCGCCGACTTCGGTGCGGGGGAGTGGGCGGGCCTGCTGTTCCTCGCGGCCTTCTGCACGCTCTTCGCGTTCTTCGTGCAGATGTGGGCGGTCCGGCGCACCTCGCCGTCCCGGGTCAGCCTGCTGCTGGGTACGGAACCCCTGTGGGCCGCCGCGGTCGGCATCGCGATCGGGGGCGAGCGGCTCGGAGCGGTCGGTGCGGTGGGCGCCGTACTGGTGCTGGCCGGAACGGCCTGGGGGCGGCGCGGCGCACGGGTCTGA
- a CDS encoding putative quinol monooxygenase encodes MIFIAVKFTVLVAERDNWLPAVEEFTVATRSEPGNLFFDWSYSVENPNQFVLLEAFASAEAGEEHVKSAHFQAAIKTMSSLVAEIPEIINVEVPGEGWSRMAEVTPVNR; translated from the coding sequence ATGATCTTCATCGCCGTCAAGTTCACCGTGCTCGTCGCCGAACGCGACAACTGGCTCCCCGCAGTGGAGGAGTTCACCGTCGCCACCCGGTCCGAGCCGGGGAACCTGTTCTTCGACTGGTCGTACAGCGTGGAGAACCCCAACCAGTTCGTGCTGCTCGAAGCCTTCGCGTCGGCCGAGGCGGGGGAGGAGCACGTGAAGTCCGCCCATTTCCAGGCCGCCATCAAGACGATGTCGTCCCTGGTCGCCGAGATCCCCGAGATCATCAACGTCGAGGTCCCGGGCGAGGGCTGGTCCCGGATGGCGGAGGTGACACCCGTCAACCGCTGA
- a CDS encoding nucleotidyltransferase family protein, whose amino-acid sequence MVPVRKNPLVTGVLLAAGGGRRLGGRPKALLTYRGRPLVEHAIRSLRDGGCDRIVVILGAAAEEVRSRASLAGCAVTVNPEWQRGMGSSLRTGLTALAGTGADAALVLLVDQPGIGAEAVSRLRAAHTSRVALAAASYDGTRGHPVLLGADHWAGVSAGATGDQGARAYLREHREALRLVECGDVAQPYDIDTPEDLVRLVDR is encoded by the coding sequence ATGGTCCCTGTACGGAAGAACCCCCTGGTCACCGGGGTACTGCTCGCCGCCGGCGGCGGTCGGCGCCTCGGCGGCCGGCCCAAGGCACTCCTCACGTACCGAGGTCGCCCGCTGGTCGAACACGCGATTCGATCACTTCGCGACGGCGGCTGTGACCGGATCGTGGTGATCCTGGGCGCCGCCGCCGAGGAGGTGCGGTCCCGGGCGTCGCTCGCGGGATGCGCGGTGACGGTCAATCCGGAGTGGCAACGAGGCATGGGCAGTTCGCTGCGTACGGGCCTGACCGCGCTCGCGGGGACCGGAGCGGACGCGGCGCTCGTCCTCCTCGTCGACCAGCCCGGCATCGGAGCCGAGGCGGTGTCCCGGCTCCGCGCGGCCCACACCTCGCGGGTGGCCCTGGCGGCAGCCTCGTACGACGGCACGCGTGGCCACCCGGTACTCCTCGGCGCGGACCACTGGGCGGGGGTGTCGGCGGGAGCGACGGGCGACCAGGGGGCCCGCGCCTATCTGCGGGAGCACCGGGAGGCGCTCAGGCTCGTCGAGTGCGGTGACGTGGCGCAGCCGTACGACATCGACACCCCGGAGGACTTGGTGCGCCTCGTGGACCGGTGA
- the allB gene encoding allantoinase AllB — MLRSTRVVTPAGTRPALVAVSAGRIEAVLPHGAEVPPGVRLEELGDLALLPGLVDTHVHVNDPGRTEWEGFWTATRAAAAGGVTTLLDMPLNSLPPTTTVGHLRTKQRVAAPKAHVDTGFWGGAVPANVKDLRPLHEAGVFGFKCFLSPSGVEEFPHLDQEGLGRSMAEIAGFGGLLIVHAEDPGHLDAAPQQGGPAYADFLASRPRSAENAAIEGLIAHAKRLDARVHVLHLSSGDALPLIAAAQREGVRVTVESCPHFLTLTAEEVPDGATEFKCCPPIREAANQDALWQGLADGVISCIVSDHSPCTTDLKTPDFASAWGGISSLQLGLPAIWTEARRRGHSLDDVARWMSTGPALLAGVHRKGAIEPGRDADFAVLDPEGTFTVDPAALHHRNQVTAYAGRTLYGVVTSTWLRGERIVHDGVFAEPSGRLLERTH, encoded by the coding sequence ATGCTGCGCTCGACCCGCGTCGTCACACCGGCGGGGACCCGCCCCGCCCTGGTCGCGGTCTCGGCCGGACGGATCGAGGCGGTCCTGCCGCACGGCGCCGAAGTGCCGCCGGGCGTCAGGCTGGAGGAGCTCGGCGACCTGGCCCTCCTCCCCGGGCTCGTGGACACCCACGTCCACGTCAACGATCCCGGCCGAACCGAGTGGGAGGGATTCTGGACCGCCACCCGGGCGGCGGCTGCCGGCGGCGTCACGACCCTCCTCGACATGCCGCTCAACTCCCTCCCCCCGACCACCACCGTCGGACACCTGAGGACCAAGCAGCGGGTCGCGGCCCCCAAGGCGCACGTGGACACCGGCTTCTGGGGCGGTGCGGTCCCGGCGAACGTCAAGGACCTGCGCCCGCTCCACGAGGCCGGGGTCTTCGGCTTCAAATGCTTCCTCTCGCCTTCCGGCGTCGAAGAGTTCCCGCACCTGGACCAGGAAGGGCTGGGGCGCTCGATGGCCGAGATCGCGGGCTTCGGCGGTCTGCTCATCGTCCACGCGGAGGACCCCGGCCACTTGGACGCGGCCCCGCAGCAAGGCGGCCCCGCCTACGCCGACTTCCTGGCCTCGCGCCCCAGGTCCGCCGAGAACGCCGCGATCGAAGGGTTGATCGCCCACGCGAAACGGCTGGACGCCCGCGTCCACGTCCTGCACCTCTCTTCCGGCGACGCGCTGCCGCTCATCGCCGCGGCCCAACGCGAGGGCGTACGTGTCACCGTCGAGTCCTGCCCGCACTTCCTCACCCTCACCGCCGAGGAAGTGCCGGACGGGGCGACCGAGTTCAAGTGCTGCCCGCCCATCCGGGAGGCGGCCAACCAGGACGCGCTGTGGCAGGGGCTCGCCGACGGGGTCATCAGCTGTATCGTCTCCGACCACTCGCCGTGCACCACCGACCTGAAGACGCCCGACTTCGCCTCCGCCTGGGGTGGTATCTCCTCCCTCCAGCTGGGCCTCCCCGCCATCTGGACCGAGGCCCGCCGACGCGGCCACTCGCTCGACGACGTGGCGCGCTGGATGTCCACCGGCCCCGCCCTGCTCGCCGGAGTGCACCGCAAGGGTGCCATCGAGCCGGGCCGCGACGCCGACTTCGCCGTACTCGACCCGGAGGGCACCTTCACCGTCGACCCCGCGGCCCTCCACCACCGCAACCAGGTCACCGCCTACGCGGGCCGGACCCTGTACGGCGTCGTCACCTCGACCTGGCTGCGCGGTGAACGGATCGTCCACGACGGCGTGTTCGCCGAACCCTCCGGCCGCCTTCTCGAAAGGACCCACTGA
- a CDS encoding DUF5955 family protein: MEQKRVTGSGEDPRVTELRTSVSKLRRELAGHPAEFSDRGIAEDELAALDAMAVSGVPEIPRLRRSLLLIAGAIGSVSALAPGLRAVRNAVDLFGEPPRG, from the coding sequence GTGGAGCAGAAGCGGGTGACCGGGAGCGGCGAGGACCCCAGGGTCACGGAGTTGCGGACATCGGTGTCCAAGCTCCGTCGCGAGCTGGCCGGGCATCCCGCGGAGTTCTCCGACCGGGGCATCGCGGAGGACGAGCTGGCCGCGCTGGACGCCATGGCGGTCAGCGGAGTGCCGGAGATTCCCCGACTCCGCCGTTCCCTGCTGCTGATCGCGGGAGCGATCGGCTCGGTGAGCGCGCTGGCGCCCGGGCTCCGGGCGGTACGGAACGCGGTGGATCTCTTCGGGGAGCCGCCGCGCGGGTGA
- a CDS encoding aldo/keto reductase yields MSAAPQLPLLDHRTLPAVGLGTYPLDDEEAEKAVAGALGLGYRLVDSAKNYGNERGTGRGIARSGVPREEITVTTKVPGRHHGYEETLASFEESRAALGVEYVDLYLIHWPLPRVDKYVDTWKAMIKLREDGLIRSIGVSNFTPAQLDRLERETGVLPVVNQIELHPLLPQDELREVHAAKGIVTEAWSPLARGREVLEATETVAIAREHGVTPGQVVLRWHTQLGVVPIPKSADPGRQRENLDLFGFELTTDQMDRIGSGDRHRFGGDPDDHEEF; encoded by the coding sequence ATGAGCGCCGCCCCTCAGCTCCCCCTCCTGGACCACCGCACCCTCCCCGCGGTCGGTCTCGGCACCTATCCCCTGGACGACGAGGAGGCGGAGAAGGCGGTCGCCGGGGCGCTGGGCCTCGGCTACCGGCTCGTCGACTCGGCGAAGAACTACGGCAACGAGCGCGGCACCGGACGCGGGATCGCCCGCAGCGGCGTGCCTCGCGAGGAGATCACCGTCACCACCAAGGTGCCGGGCCGCCACCACGGCTACGAAGAGACGCTGGCCTCCTTCGAGGAGTCGCGGGCCGCGCTCGGCGTCGAGTACGTCGACCTCTATCTCATCCACTGGCCGCTGCCGCGGGTGGACAAGTACGTGGACACCTGGAAGGCGATGATCAAGCTCCGCGAGGACGGGCTGATCCGCTCCATCGGCGTCTCCAACTTCACCCCCGCGCAGCTCGACCGGCTGGAGCGGGAGACCGGGGTGCTGCCCGTGGTCAACCAGATCGAGCTGCATCCGCTGCTTCCCCAGGACGAGTTGAGGGAAGTGCACGCGGCGAAGGGCATCGTCACGGAGGCCTGGAGTCCGCTGGCGCGCGGACGCGAGGTGCTGGAGGCGACGGAGACCGTGGCCATCGCCCGCGAGCACGGGGTGACGCCCGGACAGGTGGTCCTGCGCTGGCACACCCAGCTGGGGGTCGTACCGATCCCGAAGTCGGCCGACCCCGGGCGGCAGCGGGAGAACCTGGACCTCTTCGGTTTCGAGCTGACGACGGACCAGATGGACCGGATCGGCTCGGGAGACCGGCACCGGTTCGGCGGCGACCCGGACGACCACGAGGAGTTCTGA
- a CDS encoding Gfo/Idh/MocA family protein has protein sequence MRIGLVGTGRIGTFHAEALSRHPAVGSLVVADVDPAHAAAAAARTGATAVGVDEVFAGGVDAVVIASATAAHAGLIGRAARAGLPAFCEKPVALDLPGTLAALAEVEAAGSVLQLGFMRRFDAGYRAAREAVREGRLGRLHTVRAVTSDPAPPPAAYLPLSGGLFRDCLIHDFDMVRWVTGREVSEVYATGSDAGPAAFREAGDVSSAAALLTLDDGTLVTATATRCNGAGYDVRMELAGELDQIAVGLDDRAPLTSVEPGGPDAPLKAWPGFLERFAPAYEAELDAFVRLAAGRAANPCDGREALAALRIAEACERSRRERRPVALAEIPFG, from the coding sequence ATGCGTATCGGACTGGTCGGAACGGGACGTATCGGGACCTTCCATGCGGAGGCGCTCAGCCGTCATCCCGCGGTGGGTTCACTCGTCGTGGCGGACGTCGATCCCGCGCACGCGGCGGCCGCGGCGGCCCGTACCGGCGCGACGGCGGTGGGGGTCGACGAGGTCTTCGCCGGCGGGGTGGACGCGGTGGTGATCGCGTCGGCCACGGCCGCCCACGCCGGTCTGATCGGCCGCGCGGCCCGTGCCGGACTGCCCGCGTTCTGCGAGAAGCCCGTCGCCCTGGACCTGCCGGGGACACTGGCCGCGCTGGCGGAGGTGGAGGCGGCGGGGTCGGTGCTCCAGCTCGGCTTCATGCGCCGCTTCGACGCCGGGTACCGCGCCGCGCGCGAGGCGGTCCGCGAGGGGCGGCTCGGCCGGCTGCACACGGTGCGGGCCGTCACCTCCGATCCCGCCCCGCCGCCCGCCGCCTACCTCCCGCTCTCCGGGGGGCTCTTCCGCGACTGCCTGATCCACGACTTCGACATGGTGCGGTGGGTGACCGGCCGCGAGGTGAGCGAGGTGTACGCCACCGGGTCGGACGCCGGCCCGGCCGCCTTCCGCGAGGCGGGCGACGTGTCGAGCGCCGCCGCGCTGCTGACCCTGGACGACGGGACCCTGGTGACGGCCACGGCGACCCGGTGCAACGGCGCCGGGTACGACGTACGGATGGAGCTGGCGGGTGAGCTGGACCAGATCGCCGTGGGCCTGGACGACCGCGCCCCGCTCACCTCGGTCGAGCCGGGGGGCCCGGACGCCCCGCTGAAGGCCTGGCCCGGCTTCCTGGAGCGGTTCGCCCCGGCGTACGAGGCCGAGCTCGACGCCTTCGTCCGGCTGGCGGCGGGCCGGGCGGCCAATCCGTGCGACGGCCGGGAAGCCCTGGCGGCGCTGCGGATCGCCGAGGCGTGCGAGCGCTCGCGGCGGGAGCGGCGCCCGGTGGCGCTCGCCGAGATCCCCTTCGGCTGA
- a CDS encoding DUF2804 domain-containing protein, translated as MTHETELTSPVDLCLPGGRLNPAAVGWTRRPLHTANLRGWGRGKRWEYWGVVTPDHVVGLVVSSLDYAGVHGLYVLDRSTGVEHSTDVVAPLARGTVLPARSGEGEVSARAGKLEIAVAQAPDGTTIRATAPGVRLDVEVPLPEGHESLGVVVPWSGKRFQYTVKDVGRPVHGTLSVRGRTYEVGGPEAFAVLDHGRGKWPYAVRWNWAAGAAPGRALQLGGEWTDGTGSTENALFVDGRLHKIGEDLRWSYDRRDWMRPWHIAGERVDVWFRPFHERRGRTNLLVVANETHQCFGTFSGWAMTDDGTRTDLDGLVGWAEEARNRW; from the coding sequence ATGACGCATGAGACCGAGCTGACGTCCCCCGTCGACCTCTGCCTCCCCGGCGGACGGTTGAACCCCGCGGCGGTCGGCTGGACCCGGCGCCCCCTGCACACCGCCAACCTGCGCGGCTGGGGCAGGGGGAAGCGCTGGGAGTACTGGGGCGTCGTCACGCCGGACCACGTGGTCGGCCTGGTCGTCTCGTCACTGGACTACGCGGGTGTGCACGGGCTCTACGTGCTGGACCGGTCGACCGGCGTCGAGCACAGCACCGACGTGGTGGCACCACTGGCCCGCGGCACGGTGCTGCCCGCGCGCAGCGGGGAGGGCGAGGTCTCGGCGCGGGCCGGCAAGCTGGAGATCGCTGTCGCGCAGGCACCGGACGGCACCACGATCCGCGCGACGGCGCCCGGGGTGCGCCTCGACGTGGAGGTGCCGTTGCCCGAGGGGCACGAATCGCTCGGGGTGGTCGTGCCGTGGAGCGGCAAGCGGTTCCAGTACACCGTCAAGGACGTCGGCCGCCCGGTGCACGGCACGCTGTCGGTGCGGGGACGGACCTACGAGGTGGGCGGCCCGGAGGCGTTCGCGGTACTGGATCACGGGCGCGGCAAGTGGCCGTACGCGGTTCGGTGGAACTGGGCGGCGGGCGCGGCCCCGGGGCGCGCGCTCCAGCTGGGCGGCGAGTGGACCGACGGCACCGGCAGCACCGAGAACGCCCTGTTCGTCGACGGCCGCCTGCACAAGATCGGCGAGGATCTCCGCTGGAGCTACGACCGGCGGGACTGGATGCGTCCGTGGCACATCGCCGGTGAGCGGGTGGACGTGTGGTTCCGTCCGTTCCACGAGAGGCGCGGCCGGACGAATCTGCTGGTCGTCGCGAACGAGACGCACCAGTGCTTCGGCACCTTCAGCGGCTGGGCCATGACCGACGACGGGACGAGGACGGATCTCGACGGGCTGGTCGGCTGGGCCGAGGAGGCGCGCAACCGGTGGTAG
- the alc gene encoding allantoicase, with the protein MTESAPPRWTGDALPYAGGDPYADYRTPGPAGFPFGHLVDLAGRQLGAGVIAANDEFFAERENLLKPGPAVFDPERFGHKGKIMDGWETRRRRGARADRPHPEDEDHDWALVRLGAPGVVRGLIVDTAHFRGNYPRAVSVEATSLPGSPSPEELLAPDVKWTTLVPRTEIAGHAANGFTVDARQRFTHLRVNQHPDGGIARLRVHGEVAPDPAWLTALGTFDLLALENGGRVEDASDRFYSPATNSIQPGRSRRMDDGWETRRRRDRGNDWIRYTLPAQAEIRAVEIDTAYLKGNAAGWATLSLSDGPAGADGDGEVWTEFLPRTRLQPDTNHRFLLEAPVRATRVRIDIFPDGGISRLRLFGSLTEAGARRLAARHHELGG; encoded by the coding sequence ATGACGGAGTCCGCCCCGCCGCGCTGGACCGGAGACGCCCTCCCCTACGCGGGGGGCGATCCGTACGCCGACTACCGCACCCCGGGCCCCGCCGGTTTCCCCTTCGGCCACCTCGTGGACCTCGCCGGACGGCAGCTCGGCGCCGGGGTGATCGCCGCCAACGACGAGTTCTTCGCCGAGCGGGAGAACCTGCTGAAGCCGGGGCCCGCCGTCTTCGACCCCGAACGCTTCGGGCACAAGGGCAAGATCATGGACGGCTGGGAGACCCGCCGCCGACGCGGAGCGCGTGCGGACCGCCCGCACCCCGAGGACGAGGACCACGACTGGGCGCTGGTACGGCTCGGTGCCCCCGGTGTCGTGCGGGGACTGATCGTCGACACCGCACACTTCCGCGGCAACTACCCCCGTGCGGTCTCCGTGGAGGCCACCTCCCTGCCCGGCTCGCCCTCGCCCGAAGAACTGCTGGCGCCCGACGTGAAGTGGACGACGCTGGTGCCCCGTACGGAGATCGCAGGTCACGCGGCCAACGGCTTCACGGTCGACGCCAGACAGCGCTTCACCCACCTACGGGTCAACCAGCACCCCGACGGAGGTATCGCCCGGCTCCGGGTCCACGGCGAGGTCGCGCCCGACCCCGCCTGGCTCACCGCCCTCGGCACCTTCGACCTGCTGGCCCTGGAGAACGGCGGCCGGGTGGAGGACGCCTCGGACCGCTTCTACTCCCCGGCCACCAACAGCATCCAGCCCGGTCGCTCCCGGCGGATGGACGACGGCTGGGAGACCCGCCGCCGCCGGGACCGGGGCAACGACTGGATCCGCTACACGCTGCCCGCGCAGGCGGAGATCCGGGCGGTGGAGATCGACACCGCCTACCTCAAGGGCAACGCCGCCGGCTGGGCGACGCTCTCGCTCAGCGACGGCCCGGCGGGAGCGGACGGCGACGGCGAGGTGTGGACCGAGTTCCTGCCCCGGACCCGCCTCCAGCCCGACACCAACCACCGCTTCCTCCTGGAAGCCCCGGTCCGTGCCACCCGGGTGCGCATCGACATCTTCCCGGACGGCGGGATCTCGCGACTGCGCCTCTTCGGCTCCCTCACCGAGGCCGGGGCACGCCGGCTGGCGGCCCGTCACCACGAGCTGGGCGGCTGA